One window from the genome of Phalacrocorax aristotelis chromosome 20, bGulAri2.1, whole genome shotgun sequence encodes:
- the NR0B2 gene encoding nuclear receptor subfamily 0 group B member 2 — MDVDCERCQCHGEDKRTAILYTLLSQNLTHSRVGHSPAHQHCLCHQRRTVCLRTPHITCQAASNVLVKTITFMKNLPSFHLLPREDQLLLLDSCWVPLFLLGLVQEMVTFEVMETPAPSMLKKILLDGQSERQEPERTQPTLAAVQRLQCCLNTFWSLDLSPKEYAYLKGAILFNPDVPGLRASMYIESLQREAQRALQEVLQPLHPEDQGRFARILLIASTLKSIPPALITDLFFRPVIGNADIVELIAEMLYEITGRQLVPAARMAC; from the exons ATGGATGTGGACTGTGAGAGGTGCCAGTGCCACGGTGAAGACAAGCGCACCGCCATCCTCTACACTCTCCTCAGCCAGAACCTCACCCACAGCCGGGTTGGCCACAGCCCAGCCCACCAGCACTGCCTCTGCCACCAGCGCCGGACCGTCTGCCTCCGCACGCCCCATATCACCTGCCAGGCGGCCTCCAACGTGCTGGTAAAAACCATCACCTTCATGAAAAACCTCCCTTCCTTCCACCTGCTGCCGCGAGAGGATCAACTCCTGCTGCTGGACAGCTGCTGGgttcccctcttcctcctggggCTGGTCCAGGAGATGGTAACCTTCGAGGTGATGGAGACCCCGGCCCCCAGCATGCTCAAGAAGATCCTCCTCGATGGCCAAAGCGAGCGTCAGGAGCCCGAGCGGACGCAGCCCACGCTCGCCGCCGTGCAGcggctgcagtgctgcctgaacACCTTTTGGAGCCTGGACCTGAGCCCTAAGGAATACGCCTACCTGAAGGGAGCCATTCTCTTCAACCCCG ATGTCCCCGGGCTGAGGGCCTCCATGTACATCGAGAGCCTCCAGCGGGAAGCCCAGAGAGCGCTTCAGGAGGTCCTGCAGCCGCTGCACCCCGAGGACCAGGGCCGCTTTGCCCGCATTTTGCTGATCGCCTCTACCTTAAAATCGATCCCTCCCGCCCTCATCACGGATCTCTTCTTCCGACCCGTCATCGGCAACGCGGACATCGTTGAGCTCATCGCGGAAATGCTGTACGAAATAACCGGCAGGCAGCTGGTCCCCGCGGCACGCATGGCGTGCTGA